The genomic DNA CTTTGGATGCCGTTCAAAGTCTTCGTGCTCGGCTGGTAGTGCCGGGCCGCAGATGTCAGCCAGCCAGGCTCTGCAGCACACTGATCACTTTCATGATGATTGGAACTGCAACAATCAGGATACTGATCGGAAACAGAAACAGCGCCAGAGGAAACAGCATTTTGAAAGGCAACGCATTGGCTTTTTCCTCTGCTGAAATCATGCGTTTTTCACGCATTTCCCCGCTGAACACTCTCAATGTCTTGGTGACACTCGCGCCCAGTTCCTCTGATTGCCGGAACAGTACAGCCAGTGATTTCGCTTCATCGATACGAAGCCGGCCGGCAAAATTGGAAAGCGCGTCGCGCAACCGTCTTCCTCCGCGTACTTCCAGCATCATCATCGCCAGATGCAGCCCGAAATCCTTGTTTACTGATTTCAGAAACTCTTTCGATACACGGTCAATCGCAGCTTCCACGCTGAGCCCGGAATCGACGCACACAATCAGCGTGTCCATAAAATCGGGAAACAGCCGGCGATACATGACCTCGCGGGAATCGCCGATTTTTTCAAGCATGATATTGCAGACAAAAAACGCCAGAGCGCCCGTAATCAGCGCCAGCATGATCAGCGACGAATTGAGCAGATCGGGCAGGAACAGCGGCACGCCGAACATGATCAGGCTTGAAAACGCCAATGCGACGACGACGCGAATGAGCTGATAGGTGCGGCCTGCGCCCGGCTGGAAATAGCCGGCCCGGATCAGCCGGTTATCAACCGAATTCTGGTTTTTGTCCGCCCGGATGACAGCATAGTAGTGTTTGACAAGTGTCGCTTCTGTAATCGAAAGCCCGCGAATATCCTCAGGAACCTCGACCTCATCCGGCTTGTCTTCGGTCTGGTCGTCAAACCGCGCACTGATCTGGCGGCGGGCGTTTACCAGGCCAAAGATGATCGCAGCGATCATCATCACTGAGATAAAGGTGGTAAGAAGGATCAGGTTTTCGGACATGACACCAGTTAATAGTCAAAATTGATAATTTTTCGTATGACGAGCATGCCAATACCCAAAAGAGTGCCGGAAAAAATCAGAAAATGGCCGCCGTACCCACTTTCCCACAACGGCACGAAGTATTCGGCATTCATCAGCCGGATGATTGCATACAGAAAAAACGGGAATCCGAGCATGAACCATGCAGTCATGCGGCCCTCTGCCGAGATCGCCTTGATTTTTGATTTCATCATCACTCGTTTGCGGACCATGTCCGCAAGGTTGGACAGGATTTCCGTCAGATTGCCGCCGGAGCCTTTCTGAACGCTGAGAGAAATCGCCAACAGGTTCAGCTCTTCAGCGCCCACCCTGGAAGCCATGTTGCGCACCCCCACATCAATGTCGATACCATAGGTCAACTCGTCCGACAGAATGCCGAATTCCGAACCGATCGGATCGCGGGTCTCTCTGGCAACGAGTGAAATTGAAATTGGCAGCGGATGCCCGGCGGACAGGCTTCTGACGATGATATCGATTGCGTCAGGCAATTGCGCTGTGAACTTTTTCACTCGGCTGCCCTGTGCCCGGTAGAGAAAAGCAAACGCCGCAGAGACAGTGACAAGCAGTGAGATGATCAATCCGATCAATCCGTTGAAGCCTGCAAGAAACAAGGCCAGATAGCTGGCCGCCGTCACTCCCAGCATATAGCTGGCAATTCTGGTGGTGCTCAACCGCAGCCCTGACTGGATATAGAGCCGGCTCAGGTAATTTGAGACCGATTGCTGCGCTTCAGAATCGATGCCTCTTTCCTTGAGCAGGTTTCGATAGACAACATTCCGGTCGGCATTCTGTTCAATCAGGCTCAGCCGGTGGTTCAGATAGCTGCGCCGCTGCAGCTTGTCCCGCGCCGTTCGCACCAGCGTATCCGTGGCTACCAGGACGCAGATGAAAACAGCAAAATAGATGAAAAATAATGGCATGATTCTAACTCAATTCGCGGCTTGGATCGAACAGATTTTCAGGAACTGTCAGTCCGACTTCTGCGATATCTTCCAGGAAGCGCGGTCGGATTCCAGTGGCCAAATACATGCCTTTCACGTTCCCTGCCTCATCAAGGCCCATCTTCTTGTAAGCCATGATCTCCTGCATCTGGATGATATCGTTTTCCATGCCCGTAACTTCGGCAATGGAAACCAGTTTACGTGTTCCGTCATGCATGCGTTCGACCTGGACAATCAGATCAATCGCAGAGGCGATCTGCTGGCGAATGCTTTTTTGCGACATTGGCATGCCAGCCATGCCGATCATCTGCTCCAGACGCGACAGGGCGTCTCTGGGTGTATTGGAATGGACCGTGCACATCGATCCTTCGTGGCCGGTATTCATGGCCTGCAGCATATCGAACGCTTCTTCACTGCGGACCTCTCCAACAATGATCCGGTCTGGCCTCATTCGCAGGGCATTTTTCAAAAGCTCGCGCTGGCGCACTTCATTGCGCCCGTCAAGCGTGGCAGGCTTTGTTTCCAGACGGCAGACATGGATCTGCTGCAATTGCAGCTCTGCCGCATCCTCAATGGTCAGCAGCCGTTCGGAATTGGATATCTGCGAAGACAGCGCATTCAGCATGGTGGTCTTGCCGGAGCCGGTGCCCCCCGAGATGATGATCGACTTGCGTCCTTTCACCGCCGCGGCAAGCAGAATCTTCATCGCCTCGGCCATCGAACCGCTTTCCACCAGCCTTTCCAGCGTATAGGGGCGGCGTGAAAATTTCCGGATCGAAACCATCGGTCCGTCAACTGCAACCGGCCGGACCGCGACGTTGACACGGGAACCGTCCGGCAGCCGGGCATCCACCAGCGGTGAGGATTCATCAACACGGCGTCCAACAGCGGACACGATCTTGTTGATGATCCGCATCAGGTGATCTTCATCCTTGAAACGGATGTCCGTAATCTCAAGCTGACCGAAACGTTCGATAAAAACCTGCTCGTGACTGTTGACCAGAATATCGGAGATTGTGTCGTCCTTGAGCAGGGGCTCAAGCGGCCCCAGACCCAGCATTTCGTTCGTCGTATCAAGTATCAGCGCGTCCAGTTCCGGGGCGCTGAGGGGAAAATGATTCTTCTTGATGAACTCTCTGACCAGCGGTCGAATTTCCTCGACCAGTTCCTCTGTATACATCGTATCCAGAACACTGAGATTAATTTCATCCAGCAGGTGGCGGTGCAGTGCAACGCGCAGCGACACCTTATCCTGGTTTTCATTGTCGGTTTTTTTGCCGGCCGGCGCCTCAACGCTGTCTTTGTCGGCAGGTGTGGGAGCAGCTTCAGCCGTCGCCTTCGCCTTCACCGCGTCTGGCTCTTGCTTTGTATTTTCGGGTGCCGCCGTCGCTTTTGCCGGCGTAAAAAATCGCCCAAGGACTGTTTCATTCATTTCAGAATTCCTTTGGCGTCATATGGATTTGTGCCGGTCATTCGATCAATTCCGTACAATCACTTTGGTGCCTGTAGGGGTGCTCGCATACAATTCCAGCACATCGGCATTTGTCAGCCGGAAGCACCCTGCAGTGACAAACCCGCCGACCGAGCCGGTATCATTGGTGCCATGAATGCGGTACAGCGTGTCACGGCCGTTCTGGAAAAGATAAAGCGCCCGTGCGCCCAGTGGATTATGCGGTCCGGGTGCAACTGTCTTCGGCAGTCCTGGTTCTCTGGCGCGCATATCAGCGGGCGGAGTCCATGATGGCCATTCCGCTTTGCGGCCGATTTTAACCGTACCGGTCCAGGTGAACCCCTTGCGTCCTATCCCGATTGTATAGCGCGCCACCGTTTTGCTATCGATCACCACATCCAGTGTTTTGGCAGTGTTTGAAATGATGATCGTGCCGGGTTTTTCACCGGTACTGATCTGCATCTGGGTCTTGGTTGTCGGTCCATGCGTGCGGGGAACCTTGTAGGATCCCGCATGAGCCGGCCCCATGCCCATGCTCGCAACCGCAAGAGTCACAAGCAGGCCGGCCAGAAAAGTGGCAAAAGCTGAGAAAGGGATCGGCGCGCGCAACATTATCGAACCTCCTGGACAATAATTTCTGACAGATCGTGCAGTCGTGAACAAAACATGGAGCGTTTGTTGACTTCTATTGGCAACATGCCCCGGTTCAGCGCTTCCAGCATGAGATTTTGCTCGTCCGGCAGGATTGTCAGAATTGATGGATTAAACAGCTTGCTCAGTTCCTTCTTGCCGAATTGGGAACCCAACAAGCCCCGCTTCATCCGGTTGGCGACCACGTGGATGCCTTTTTCGCTTTTGCGCAAGGTCGAGATCTCCTTGAACTTCTGCTTGGCTCTTTGCAGGGAAGGCAGCGATGTTCCCGAAACGATGGTCACCGTGTCGACAGCCGATATGATGGTCGGTTGCCATGGTGTCATATAGGACGACAGGTCCAGGACTGTATGATCGTGCTGGTAACTTACCAGATCGAGCATCCGCAGAACCAGTTCAACGCCGGTTTCCGAATAGGTCAGTTGCGGGCTTTCAAAGGAAAAAAGCGTGAAGCCGGAATCGTGCATTTTCTTGATGACATTTATGAATTCCAGATCGACACGCTCTGATTTGCCAATCACACTTTCCAGTTTGTAGGCATTTTCCACATTCAGATAGGCGCCGATATCCGCTTTGGAAAAATCAAGATCGAACAGGGCGGCAGTGGGCTTGGTGCGTTTGCGGCGGCGGCTGAAAAAATAAGCCAGCATGATGGCAACACAGCTGCCACCGGATCCGCCGCCGCATGACAGGACAGCATGAACTTTGTTGGCACCGGGCTTTTGCCGCTGAGAGATGGCATTGACGGTGTCGGTCAGTACGCGCTTTTGCAGAGGCTTGGTCAGCCAGTCGGCACCGTCCAGTTTGATGAGCTGGCGTATTTTCTCCTGGCTCAATTCGTCCGAGATGAAGATAATCGCCAATTGGCCGAGTTTGTTCCGGATTTTGAGAAATTCCGGGTCATCCAGAATGGTTCCGTCGCCGACATCCAGAATGGCGATATCCAGTGTTTCAGGATCAATCCCGTCGCTGTCTGCCAATTCTTTCCGAGTGCATTTCTTCAGCTGATAAGAGACCAGTGATGAAAACACGCTTTCCATAATATTGTTGGCCTGCGGATCTTCAGAGCAGACCAGAACGGTCGAACCTCCAATTGTGCCGGAACTTGAATTCATGACCAAACTTTCATTGCCTTATCCACCGGAAGAACATCCGCCGGGACAGCTTTGCAGATCTTCAGATGTCGCGGTCACTGCAAAGGGTGGGAAACTGATATCCAGCAAGTTGAGCATTGCACTGCTGATCGGCAGATTGATCGCATCACGGGCCAGTTCCATCCGCACGCTGACGACAGGCCCCCCTGGCCGACCCTGATAGCCCAGACCACTCAATTCATAAGTAATGCGGATTTCTTCTGCCGTGAGCCCGGGAAAATAAGCTTGCAGTCCGCGCCATGTGCCGCCTCCGGAGAGCATATGCTGCATCTGGGTGGCATCGCAGGCAGTCCCGGTATCGGCACCGCAGCTGGAGCTGATTCCGGCATTGGCAGTGATTAGATTGCCGGTCAAGTCCGGATCGAAGGCGAATACTGTGTCGAAATCCGGCGTCACAGGATCGGAAACGATCAATTGGCGCACGCCCAGCTGCATGGCCTTGGCACCCTGATTCCACTGGTGCAGCAGAAATCCGAATTCCACGGTAGCGCTGACGGCCAGAACCATGATTGGAAAGACCAGCAGACCCTCAGTCAGCGCGCTGCCGTGCTGCTGTTTCCAGAACTTCCGGAATAGCGGAAACTTCACCATCCGATCACCCTTTGATCATGCCACGCGGTGATGGTGATCTCGTCGATACCGAGAAATCCAAACACCGGCGAGTTGATCAGTTGGTGTACCGTCGTGGCGGTGACAACAGTCTGCGTCGCGCCAACCGTCTCGGCGAAGGTGATAGGTGAGGCGTCTGCCTCCCACTGCGGCACACGCGCTGAGGACTGCGCACTGACCGAACCATAATAAGCCAGATTTCGCGCTGTCGTCTGGCAGGCCGCCGTGTCATGGCGGCAGCGCGCCATATATCTGGCGGCATCACGCAGACCGGTTTCGATCTGTTCGCGCTGCCAGAACAGTGAGCCGAATTCCAGCATCCCGAAAGCCAGGATGATGAGGATCGGGACAGCCAGTATGGCTTCAGTCATGGCGGCGCCATCGCGCTCTCGGCGCAGGCGTTTGAAAGAACAAAGCATTGGTGAAATCACCGCTTTCATCGCACCAACTCGGCTTCTTCGCGGAAGAAGTCATCCATCGAACCCAAACCATCATCACCAGCGATATCGATGACCTCCATTGCAATTGTCCGGTCATTTCCTGATGCGACTGCAGGTCGGGTGAGAAACATCCGTGCAAAACCCGAAGCCGGAATATTGGTCGCGGAGCCCTGCAATTCGCCTTGCAGCGCATTGCATTCGACGACGGCGGCGACGAGTGTCCGTCGGTCTCTTTGGGGTGTCACTGACGGCGCCTGACATTGCGGCGCACCGGTTTCCCCGTTGGGTCCCGCATCATTCACCAGATTGTTGTCAATTTCATAATTGTAGACGTCATAGCGCGACGGCGTCGTTGAGCCGGGCAAGTTCGGGAAACTTTTCGGAATTGTGACCGGCAGCGCCGGAGGCGTATAACCGGAGACCTCAGGCGGTTCTGAATAATTGCCGTGCGTAATGTCCCAATAGGTCTCTATGTCCCAATCGCTGGAGGCCGACATTGTAGCGCCGCCAATATCAACTTCCGCATCTCCTTCCGGAAACGGCAATGCGCCAAAGGTCGTGCTGTTCTGTTCAGGATCGTAATTGGTGCATTGTGCGCCACTTTTTTTGCCATTGTTGCCGCTGCCTTGCGACTGGCCTTTACGGACATTAACATCCGGTGCGTAGGCCTGTTCGGACGAGGGAAAACTCTGTCCGTTGGGATAAATGCCGAATCGTGTGTTCAGACCGGTTGTAACCGGGCCGACATTCGCACCCGGCTTGGTATCGAGGCCTTTCTTGCGGTAGCAGGTGGCGGAACTTGTGGCCAGGGCCTCAGCCAGGGCACTTGCACCATTGCCGAGGGTTCTCAGAAAACCGAAATTACCGGGCCCCACCTGGCCGTTTTTGCCATAACTCAGATTGATCTGCCTTCCATACATGTTTCCCTGGGCAAAATTCTTGTTGAAGCTTAAATCATTGCCTATTGGGTTTCCCTGAAAATTCTCGAACGGATTGCAGATGAAAAGCGGTGTGATGTCGCAGATCACAGCCGAATAGGTGGCGACAGCTTCTGCCGAAACGGACAATGTATCATTGCCAAGTCCAGGAAGCGGAAAAATCGTCCGGATTGCACGGGGCGTTGCCACTACGCGCACAAACAGTGCATTGGCGGACTGCTCTGCGGCAGAACTGCCCTTGACCAGACAATCAGCGGTATTGCCCGGCCCGGCTACGCAAGCACCCGCGCCGATAGCCGTATCATCGGACGCGGGAATGGCACCGAGGAAGGAGACCGATACATCGCTTGCACCGTCGCCACTGCTGAAAGTGAGATTGACTTTGGTGCCCATTCCAAGCGCTGTGCCATTGTCGCCGAACCAGGCCTGATTGCCATTCATGGCGGCAATTGCCGCCTGAGAACGGGCGATGGCATCATCGCCGCCATCCAGTTCACGGGCTCCGGCCAGAGCCATCGCATCAACTGCATTCTGAATATCGGTATGAAGGTTTGCGACACGGGAGCCGTCGATGACAAATGCCGACACTGCAAGTACCAGCGGCAAGGCCACCAGCGTCATCGCAAGCGCATAGCCTTCCTGCTCGCGGGCCAGCCGGGAGAGGGTGCCCGTCGGGCTATGTTTACAGTGCTTGGCTCCTGTTATCATCTCGTATCATTTCCTGATCCCGCCTCTGTGCTGGCCGGTTTCCCGAGAATACAGGCTGGCCGTGTCGTTATGATTAATTTCCAACAAAGCGCAGCGTTTTTTTTGCGGCGATCAAACAGAATTATTGAGACGTGGTTACTGAACCCTCACCAGCTGTGCCGCACGGCACAACATCGGGATCACATGGGATCAGATAGCGCTGTCGCGCCTGTTCGGTCTTTTCAGCCTCCACATTGATCCGTGTATCATGCGCATTGGCAGGAAACGGTTTGACCGTATGAATACCCATATTGGCCTCATTCGCATTACCGGCACCCAGGGTGATGCTGTCGCGATTGTTCATGTAGTCGGCGCACCCAGCCAGAACCAGCAGACTGATGAGCGCCAATCCGGATCTGGCTCTATTTCTTGACGGCATAGGAATCCCCGAATTCAAGGTCAAGACGGTGGCCATACGGGCCGATAACGCCTTCGCCGGATTTGAAACGCCGGAGCATATCCTTGTCGACTTCCATCAGACCGAGCAGAAACATTTCCGGATCGTTGGACGGACGCGTCTGGTCGAGCGGCGAATAAAGTTGCTCATCGGGAGAAGAGGGCCGCACCAGACGCGGTGTCACTACGATGACAAGGTCGGTTTCCTGTTTCTGGTAACTTGTGGAGCGGAACAGGGCACCAAGGATCGGGAGGTTTCCAAGCCAGGGGAGTTGTTCGATTTCCCGCTCATTGACGACCTGCAGCAGACCGGCCATGGCAAAACTCTGGCCGCTGCGCAATTCCATCACTGCTTCGGCCTTGCGAGAGGTGAAAGCGGGGAACCCGTTGACCTGCAAGGTCCGGTCCAACTCGCTGACTTCTGTCATCACGCGGATGTTGATCTTTGAATCTTCCAGCACCGTAGGGATAAACTGAAGCACAACGCCATAGGGCCGGTAGGTGTAGGAAACCCCGCCGTCGCTGGAGCCTGAGGGAACCGGAACCTCGCCACCTGCATGAAATCTGGCGGGTTCTCCGCTGATTGTGGTGATGTTAGGCTGTGCCAGACGCCGGGCGAGGCCTTTCTGCTCCAGCGCATCGATGATCACATCGATACGAACCCCGGCGCTCTCCAGCACATTGGCTACCAGGGTGCCGAACGGGGTATTTCCCGAGAGCAGTCGGTTTGAGCCTGCCGTCGCATTTTCAAGATAGGTTGCCACACCGCCGGACCCGTCAGCATTGACTGACACCCCGCCTCCTGAACCGAACACCGAATTTTTGGTGCTGCCACGGACCTTGATCCCAAGATCACGGCCGACGGAGCGTTTTGCTTCCAGCACACGCACTTCCAGAGATACCTGCTGGACGTCTGATATGCTCAAAGCATTGATGATTGGTTTTTCGGAGAACTGTTGTGCAGCTTTCAGCGCGCGCGACTGATCAGCACCATTGGCGACGATCCCGGAAAGTTGAATCCGGTCGCCCTGGTTGGTGACACTGATATCGGCATAGGGCACGACAGCTCTGACAGCTCTGCGGATATCGTCGGAACTGCGTTCTACTCTGACATCCACCACACCCATGAGGTTTTTGTTGTCATCATAGATCGAAACGTTGGTGAACCCGGTGTTTATGCCCTGAATATAGAAAGAGAAATTCGACAGGGGAATAGCGTCGGCAACAGCGGGGTTGCCGATCACCAGATCTGAAAAGCTTCTGTTTGTGATAACGGTGGTGGAAGTGCCCGGACGAATGGTGGCGTGTGTGGGCGTGCCATTATTCAGGGTAATACGCATTTCCTGCGCCGCCGAGGGGGTGGGCAGTCCTGCACTGACCAACGCCAGACCCAGCGTAAAAGCCAAAAAGCTTCTGCGAAGGCTGCCCACATTCAGCTTTTTGTCCAACAACGGCATTTGTTTAACAGCTCCGAATCCCTTTACGTCCTGTTAAACAAATCGCACTTTATTGGTTAATAATCACTTAACCTCGTTGATGACGTTATATTCAGTTCGCTCCGCATCGCGGTAAACCACCACCTTCGCCATAGGTGCGCGTTTCCTGACCGGCTTTGCTTGTATTGTCTGGGTCGCAATCAATTCTTTGCTGGCCTCGCCGCTCAGATCGCCGATATTCACCTGCGTAACGGTTTCAACGGCTGACGAGGCCACATTGCGAAGTGCCAGAGACAGTGTGCCGATGGATTGCGCCAGGGTGAGCTTCTGCGCTTCAGGCGTGGAGACTTCAAAAGTGACTGTCTTTACAACAGCGGGGTTATCCGCCCGGTCATCTGCCAGTTGATCAATTGCAAGCACCTTGACGCCCTGCATCAGAACATCAGTGAATGCTTTTCCGTCGGCTGAGGACGCATTGTCAAAATTGCGTGTCAGCATGATATCCACCCGATCGCCGGGAAGGACAAATCCGGCAACACCGAACACATCATTGACACGGATTGAAACGGCTTTCATGCCCTGAGACAAGACTGCCGACAAGGTAGCTCTCTGTCCGGGACCGGTGATCTTGCTGCTGAGCAATGGCTCGCCGGTTTCAACGGATGACATGACGTAGCGCGGCTCTCCGGTTTCACCGATGACATCGGCGATTGTGCGGAACGCGCCAGTGGGAACCACTTCGGAAGGCCAGTCGATCAGACGAAGGCCACCGGGTTCAATAATCTTGCCAAATCGCAGCGGCTGGGCCGCCACGACAATGGTATTTTTGGGAACGACATCAATCTCTTTTACCGCCAGTAAAGCGGCCTGCTGGCTGCGCAAATAGGATTGCACACCAACAACTGCGACAATTGCCAGAACAAAGGCAATCAGCAGGCTTACCAATGAAGATCTGTTCATAATGTCCTTCCATTTGGCGGCCGGTCGCAACCGGCTGCCTTATCTGGTGAAAATTCGCGACGATGCTGTCGTAATGACGATGGCGTCGTCGCGAATGTATTTATCAGTGACCGATCTCTAGCCTGTGCCGCCTGTGCCGCCTGTGCCGCCTGTGCCGCCAGTATCGCCGCCGGTGTCACCGCCGCCGCCAGGTCCTGGCAGACCACCCCAGAAAGTTGACCATGAACTCCAGGCACCATCCAGACTTTCACCTGCAAGCCCGACCGTTGCAATCACGCCGCCAACCAGCAGACCCAGCAGGATCAGATATTCGGTCAGAGCGACGCCGTCTTCTTCGGCTGCGAAAACGCGGAAATTTTTCAGAATACTTTTCATGTTACACCTTTATATACATTGCACCCAAACATCAGGGCGGTTGGTTGTGCCGAAACTGTTCTGAGGCTTTCCTGCCATGTGGCTCTGCGACATCAAAGACGTCGAAAAGCCGGAACCGGAATGCCTTTTTGCAGCTCGAACTCCTTCGACAAAACCCACCATAACTGGACCCTAACAACCGGATATTTCCAAAGACATAAGATTTTGGATATGCCATTTTGGAAGGATGAAAATGTCCATTGGCGTAACAATAGCCACACAGAAGTATAATAGTTATGTTGCACATATTTAAAATTTTACACATCTCATGATGAGCGTTCTGGCAGCCCTTTTTCTGGCAGCAGCGGGCCTGTGTTTCATCTATGCAGCGGTGACGGATTTCGTCTCCTGGAAGATCCATAATCACACCGTCATAGGGCTGATTGTCCTGTTCGTGCTGTATGCTTTAACAGCCGCCAGTGGCCCCGGTGCGATGCTGCTTCCTGTCTCGTGGCCAGGCGCTCTGGGGGCCGGCGCACTGCTGTTTCTGACAGGGTTTTTATTGTGGCAATTCAAGCTCTTAGGTGCGGGAGACGCTAAGCTGATGTTTCCGGTAGGCCTGTTTATCGGCTGGAACAACCTGATGGCCTATGCGATATTTCTTATCGGATTTGCTCTGCTGGCGACGCTGTTGCTGCGTCTGCCTCTGCCTTACGGCCTCGGCAACACATGGCCGGGCATGCGTCTTGATGAAATCAGAAAAACCGGGAAAGTGCCCTATGGCGTCATAATGGTAATGGCATTATTTGCGTTACTGTCTGTTAACTACAAATAACAATTGTCTGGCTTGCCGCCCAAAAAAACTTTGTGGAGGCGGTTCAGACCGCTTCAAGGTCTCGATCAACCCGTGAAGCAGTCAGAATCTGTGCCGCATCACCCGCGCTGGATTGTCGTTGTGCTGCCGCGCAACAGTTCCAGATTGTTGGCGGTGGTTTCATTCGCCGGATCGATTTCGTAGGCCCGCAGGAAATAGCGCCGCGCCTGGACGAGGTTCCCGCGAAGCAGATAGGAATATCCGACATTGTTGAGATATGCGGGGCGATCCGGTATCATCGAGGATAGCCGTTTATAGGCCAGGTCTGCATTGTCAAACCGCGCCAGATGATCGGCTGACGCTGCGTAGCCGAGCCACGCCATCGGATCATTGGGATAGACCGTTGCCGCTTTCTTGAACAGGGAATAGGATTTTCCGAAATTACGTTCGCGGAATTGCACCTTGCCCTCTTTGATCAACTGATCGGTCGCGTAGTAGGAGACATAAGCGAGATCATCGACAGATTCTGCGCTGTCGCCGAATGAGGAGAGCTGCCGGCTCACCGATGCGCAGCCACTGAGCAGGCTGACGATTGAAACAGTAATGAGAAGTTTTGCGACCATGACTTGTACCATTTTCTAAGACGCGTTCCATACGGGAACGGGTGGGAAAATCCCACGGGTCTACAGATTGCGAGGGTACAAGATACAAGATTCACCTCTTACGCATTCATCATGGACCGAAGTCCTTAACACTCCCTAAATCGAAAGCTTAGGGAGTGTTAAGATTTATGGCGTTACAACCTCGACGCGACAAAATCTTGCAAGGGGAATATAATGGCCATCACTGAACCGCCAGTGCCATCGACGGTTGAAGACACCGGAGTCAGTCGCGATCTGCTGATGAAACTTGTGGCGAAGACCCTCCAGGTTCACGGCACTCTGGCACCCTCGCAGATCGCCCGCGAAATGCGCCTTCCCACCGGCATCGTGCTGTCGCTTCTGAAAGATTTGCAGCGCCTTCAATTTGTCGAATCCAAGGGACTGGCCGGTCACGACATGCGTTCGGAGGTCAGATATTCACTTGGCGGCGATGGCATTCATTTTGCGGCACGGGCCAATGCCCAGTCACAATATGTCGGCCCGGCACCGGTCAGCCTCGAAGCTTGGATTGCGCAGATCCGTCAGCAGACGATTGCCGATGATCATGTCACACGGGATGCTTTGAAAAAGCAATTGTCCCACCTCATCCTGCCGGATGATATCGTCACGCTGCTCGGCCCTGCAGTCAATTCCGCCAAATCCGTTCTGCTTTACGGCAAGCCGGGCAATGGCAAGACCAGTATTGCCGAAGCCATTGGAAATTCTTTCAGTGACCGGATTTTCATTCCGCATTGTTTTGAGGTCGGTGGCCAGATTATCAATCTGTTTGACCCGACCTTGCACACACCGGATGAAGAAGAAGAGTCAAGACTGGTTTCGAAACCGACATTTGACCAGCGCTGGCGCCGGTGCAAACGGCCCTTTGTGCTGACCGGGGGTGAACTGACCCTCGACATGCTGGATCTGTCATATAATGCGGTATCGCGCTTCTACGAGGCTCCCATTCATCTGAAAGCCATTGGCGGCGTGTTTGTCATCGACGATTTCGGCCGGCAGCGCACGGATCCCCAGGCGGTGCTGAACCGCTGGATTGTTCCGCTGGAACGGCGCTATGATTTTCTGACCCTTCATACCGGCAAGAAGTTTTCAGTGCCGTTCGACCAGTTGGCAATTTTTTCGACCAACATACCACCGGACGAACTGGCCGATCCGGGGGCCCTGAGGCGGTTATACTACAAAATCCAGATTCCGACCCCGTCAGAAGATGATTTCCGGGTCATTTTCCGCGATGTCGCCGCCGCCGCCGAAGTGCCGTTTGACAGTGATATATTTGAAGCGTTTTTTGACCGCCATTATGCCAATGGAAAAGCCATTCCTGCCGGTCACCATCCCAAA from Pararhizobium sp. IMCC3301 includes the following:
- a CDS encoding AAA family ATPase, translated to MAITEPPVPSTVEDTGVSRDLLMKLVAKTLQVHGTLAPSQIAREMRLPTGIVLSLLKDLQRLQFVESKGLAGHDMRSEVRYSLGGDGIHFAARANAQSQYVGPAPVSLEAWIAQIRQQTIADDHVTRDALKKQLSHLILPDDIVTLLGPAVNSAKSVLLYGKPGNGKTSIAEAIGNSFSDRIFIPHCFEVGGQIINLFDPTLHTPDEEEESRLVSKPTFDQRWRRCKRPFVLTGGELTLDMLDLSYNAVSRFYEAPIHLKAIGGVFVIDDFGRQRTDPQAVLNRWIVPLERRYDFLTLHTGKKFSVPFDQLAIFSTNIPPDELADPGALRRLYYKIQIPTPSEDDFRVIFRDVAAAAEVPFDSDIFEAFFDRHYANGKAIPAGHHPKYIVDFIKSVCRFKEEDLHMSAELLDGGWSNLTVS